AAGCAAACTAGCCGCTGGAGTAGCGCATGAGATTCGCAATCCCATGACAGCTGTTAAAGGGTTTATTCAGCTTTTAAAAGTATCTAAAGAATATAATGAGGAATATAGCGAAATTATGATTGCTGAAATTGAACGAATTGAGGTTATTATTGAAGAATTTTTAACGCTCGCAAAATCAAAAAAGGAAACTGCTTATAAACCTAAACAGCTATGTCGTATTTTACAGCATGTCGCTCTGTTACTTAACACACATGCAAGCTATCGAGATTGTCAAATTACAACAGATCTTACAGCGGTAGATGCATGGATTTACTGTGAGGAGAATGCTTTAAAACAAGTATTTATTAACGTTATCCAGAATGCAATTGAATCAATGACGAGAGGAACCGTTCATATCTCTTTAAAAACAGAAGGGAGCTTGGCCGTTGTTGAGATTACGGATGAAGGTTGTGGGATGGAGGAAAGTGTTTTACAAAAGATCGGTGAACCTTTCTTTTCTACAAAAGAAACCGGGACAGGTTTAGGATTAATGATTAGCTACAAAATCATTGAACAACATAAAGGAAAAATGACGTTTACAAGTAAAATAGGTGTAGGAACAAAAGTGAAAATTACGCTTCCAATTGTTTTAAATTGTGAAAAAGAGTCTTAGAGGGCTCTTTTTTTAACGTCTGACATAATGTTTTGCACATAGGCTAACATTGTTTCTCCCTTTTAATATAGAGACAAAGATGTTGTTATCTTTCAACTTGATGACTATCCTAAGCTTTCTAGTATCTATAATATTACAATTATATGGAATATAATTTATCAAATAAATTGATGTTCTAAAAGATAATATATTCAAACAAATGAAATAGAAGCAGCCCAATGGCATATTAAAGAAGAAAGTTCCGTATTATTTATGGAAAGATGAAGAGGGTTTGAAGCTGGGTATTCACTATATCAAGGATATCGTTAGTAATTCAAGGTTGAGGTAGCCAGAAAATTGTTATTCACATCTTTCTTTACTAGAAGATGTGATCATAAATAAAAAAGGTGGATATGGGGGGAATCAAAATGTTAGGCTTCTTACAAAGAATAGGAAAAGCACTTATGCTTCCGATTGCTGTGCTTCCAGCAGCAGCTCTGCTGCTTCGCTTAGGGAAGGAAGATATGTTAGATATCCCGTTTATGGAAGCTTCAGGTGATGCCATAATGGCACAGCTTCCGCTTATTTTTGCTATTGGGGTTGCTATTGGACTAGCAAAAGACAGCAATGGAGCAGCGGCTCTTGCGGGAGCGATTGGCTATTTTGTGCTTGTAGGGGGAACCCAAGCCATTGACAAGCATAACGATATGGCTGTTTTTGCAGGTCTTATTGCTGGAACAGTTGCAGGTCTATTATATAATCGTTATCACGATATTCAACTGCCACAGTGGCTCGGATTTTTTGGTGGAAAGCGGTTTGTTCCTATTATAACGGCTGGATCTATGCTTGTACTCGCAGGGATTTTTGGGTACGTGTGGCCGCCAATCCAAAGTTTTATTGATGGAATTGGGCAGTATCTCATTGATTTAGGTGCTCTTGGTGCAGGGATTTATGGTGTGTTAAATCGCTTACTTATTCCAGTTGGTCTTCATCATATTTTAAATAATATTGTTTGGTTTTTATTTGGTGAATATAACGGTGAACGCGGGGATATTGCTCGCTTCTTTGCAGGAGATCCAACAGCAGGCACGTTTATGACAGGGTTTTTCCCTATTATGATGTTTGGATTACCAGCAGCTGCACTTGCGATGATTGCAGCAGCCAAAAAAGAGCGTCGCAAGCTTGTAACAGGAATGCTTGTAAGTCTAGCTCTTACGTCTTTCTTAACAGGTGTGACAGAACCAATTGAGTTTCTTTTCATGTTTTTAGCTCCTGTTTTATATGTTGTACACGCTCTATTAACAGGATTATCGATGTATATTACGGTAAGCTTAGACATTCATGATGGATTTGGATTTTCCGCGGGTGCTATTGATTA
The sequence above is a segment of the Priestia filamentosa genome. Coding sequences within it:
- the nagE gene encoding N-acetylglucosamine-specific PTS transporter subunit IIBC; translated protein: MLGFLQRIGKALMLPIAVLPAAALLLRLGKEDMLDIPFMEASGDAIMAQLPLIFAIGVAIGLAKDSNGAAALAGAIGYFVLVGGTQAIDKHNDMAVFAGLIAGTVAGLLYNRYHDIQLPQWLGFFGGKRFVPIITAGSMLVLAGIFGYVWPPIQSFIDGIGQYLIDLGALGAGIYGVLNRLLIPVGLHHILNNIVWFLFGEYNGERGDIARFFAGDPTAGTFMTGFFPIMMFGLPAAALAMIAAAKKERRKLVTGMLVSLALTSFLTGVTEPIEFLFMFLAPVLYVVHALLTGLSMYITVSLDIHDGFGFSAGAIDYLLNYNIAQKPLLLLGVGVIYGILYFIIFYAVIKKFDLKTPGREDEVVEEVHHNGEGKYEKAAEQYIAGLGGVSNIEELDNCVTRLRLKIKDTSFIQEEVLKKAGAKGVIKLNERDVQVVIGTDVEFVANEIRRKLE